AATTTATAGCAACAAAAGAACAATTAGAGCAGATCGCAAAAGATTTTTCTTTAGAGCGTGTTGATTTTTTTAAATGTTCCTTTGAGTTTAAGGCTTTTAAGCGGGGGAAAATCATCGCGACAGGAAAGCTTACGGCACATTTCCCACAAAATTGTGTTTCAAGCGGTGTTTTGATTAATCAGGTTCTTGAAAATGATTTTGAGATTATTTTTGAGCCGAAAGAATTCGCCTCTAAGGAAAATTTCTCAATGAGTGAAGAGGATTGTGAGGAAAAAGATATTTTTTATTATGAGGAGGAAATTTTACCATTGGGTGAAGTTGCCCTAGAGCAATTTGCGCTAGAAATACCGCCGTACCCTCGTGCGGAAAATTATGAGGATTTGATCTCAGGCTATAAAGATATGTCGGCATCAGAGGAGAAAAAGGTTAGTCCTTTTGACGTTTTGAAAAAAATTTCCTTCAAATCCAAGTGAATTTTTGTATAGTATTTTAAGCTAAAAGACTGTATTTATTCAGCGGAGTTTCTTGCAAAAACATCTATTTCTCTGCTAGATGCAAGTATATTTTGTTTCGGGATTTCCAAAAATGGGAATATTCCAGCGCTATTTAGCTGGCTATTTTTGTAGATATTAATAGAAAATATTGCTATTGGTTCTCTCATTTTTTTATTTTTAGGTATTTATTTATGGCTGTTCCAAAAAGAAAAACAACCCCATCCCGTCAAGGCATGAGACGTAGTCATCATGCGATTTCAGCTTCTGCAAGCACAGAGTGCGCTTCTTGCGGTGAACGCAAACGTCCTCACCATGTTTGCAGCCATTGTGGTTCATACAAAAGCCGTGAAATTGTTTCCGCAGAAGGGAATGCTTTAAAAGGTGCTGTTCGGGTTTAATCCTTATAGTTTCTTGACTTGTTGGGTGTAGGGTAAGTTGACGGTAGGATGCACGAGAATATGAAAGATTCAGAGGGTGAGTTTCAGAAACAGGGTGATCTTTCGTCGGTCGTAGAAAGTCCCAAAAGTCCACCTTATACCCTTGCGGTCGACGCTATGGGGGGCGATCGCGGCGCTGATATTGTTTTTGCTGCTCTTGATAAGACAGCAGACCGTCATCCTTGGGTAAAAATTCTCCTTGTTGGAGATGGTCCTTCACTTCAGCGAGGGCTATTACGCCATTCTAAGGCAGCTAAAATTTGTGATATCCGTCACGCACCGATGGTAATTCCTATGGACATGAAGCCAACAAAGGCTTTGAGAGTTCAGGGAAGTTCAATGCAAATTGCGATGAAGGCCGTTGCTCAAGGAGAAGCTGCTGGGGTCGTTTCTGCCGGAAACAGTGGTGCAATGCTGGCGCTGGCTAAAATCATTATTAAAGTTCTTCCTGGAATTTCCCGTCCTGCTCTTGTTGCTGTTCAGCCCTCTGCAAGAGGGGATGTTGTGATGCTCGATTTGGGTGCTAATCTTGCTTGTGATGCCCGTAATCTCGTGGAATTTGCAATTATGGGAGAGGCTTTTTCTCGTGCAATGCTAGATATTCGAGAACCCACAATCGGTCTTTTGAATGTGGGTTCTGAGGATGTTAAAGGAGATGAACGTCTGCATGAAGCGGCTGCTGCGCTTCGTAACGGTCCTTTAGCCTCGCGTTTTGTCGGATTCGTTGAAGGACATGATATTACAGCCGGACATACGGATGTGATTGTAACAGACGGTTTTACAGGTAATATTGCTTTGAAGATGGGAGAAGGCGCTTTAAAGCTTGCTTATGGTCTTTTACGTGCCGTTTTCTCAAGCTCTGTTTTTACAAAGTTAGGCTATCTTCTTGCACGTCGTGGTCTTGATCGCATGAAGGATTGGATTGATCCTCGTCGTTATAATGGGGCTCTTTTGATTGGTTTGAATGGGATTGTTGTGAAGTCACATGGCGGAGCAGATGTTGAAAGTTTTGCTGCGGCCGTTGATGTCGCTGTCGATGCTGTTGCCTTTGATATGAACGATCACATTAAAAAACGCCTAGCAGAATCTCAAGAAGCTTTTTCTGCTAAATCCTGAGCATGAATTTTTCTAAAACTGAAGAGTCTATGAAGCCTACTATTCCTAGAGTTGTTTTTAAGTCAATTGGTACTTATTTGCCCCGTAATAAAGTTACGAATCAACAGCTAGCCCAGAAAATTGATACCTCAGACGATTGGATACGTGGTCGAACGGGGATTTTAAAACGCTCTTTAGCTGAGACGGATGAAACAGCAACATTCATGGGGGCGAAGGCTGCAAGAGAGGCTCTTGAGAAAGCTGGATTGTCGCCCCAAGATATTACTGGGATTATTGTTGCAACCTCGACTCCGGATCAGGTCTTCCCATCTTTGGCAGTAAAAATTCAGGCAGAGCTTGGCATAAAATCTGCTTTTGGTTTTGATCTCAGCGCTGCATGTTCCGGATTTATTTACGCCCTTTCTGTTGCTGAGGCGATGCTAAAGCAGCGTCCTGGAGAGCGTTTTCTTGTTCTGGGTGTTGAAGTATTTTCTCGTCTTTTAGATTGGAATGATCGGACAACATGCGTTCTTTTTGGTGATGGTGCCGGTGCTGTTGTTTTGGAAAGCGTCTCTTCTTCCAACGAGGAGGGAATTCTTTCGACCAAAATCCATTCAGATGGAACGCTTTCAGATATTTTATTTATTGATGGTGCTCTTGGGGTTTCAGGCACTACCGGAAAATTAAAGATGCAGGGAAGAGAAGTTTTTCGCAGAGCTGTTGGACTTCTTTCTTCCTCTGTTCGTGAAACCTTAGCTTTAAATAATGTTGCAATGACGGATATTGATTGGCTTGTTCCGCATCAGGCTAATCAAAGAATCATTGAGGCTTTAGCAAGAAATCTAGATTTCCCTTTAGAAAAGGTCATTTCTACAATTGCCGATCATGCGAATACATCGGCGGCTTCTATTCCATTGGCTTTAGCGCAAGGAATTTCAGATGGTAGAATTAAAAAAGGTGATCTCGTTCTTATGGAGGCTCTAGGGGGAGGTCTTACTTGGGGAGCTGTTCTGTTAAGGATATAATCTTAACAGTTTAAGAAATTTATAGTCTTAGGGAGCATAAGGGTATGCAACAAGAATTGTCGTCCAATCAATCATATGTTCTGTTGTCAGACTTAGCTAATGAGCTGAAAATCCCTGCCTATCGCTTGAGAAGTTGGGAGGTTTTATATCCTTTCATTAAGTCTTTTAGAGATTCTACCGGACGACGCTTTTATGATAAAAAAACAGTGGAAATTTTTAGAGAGATTTCCCGTCTTCTTTATCAGGAAGGGCGTAAAAATACAGAAATTTTCACCATTATTTCACATCGTTTCTCTAGCGATTTAGCTTTAAAAGCGCAAGATTCTGAGACGGTCTCTCTTAAGCAAGAAGACATAGAATCATCTCCTCTTCTAAACTTAGAAAAAACAGCAAATTCATTAAAGGAAAGAGAGGCAAATTTTTCAGAAGAAAATAAGGCTTTAAAAGAGGGTTTAAATAATCTTCTAAATTCCTTAAAGAAACTAGGGGAAACTATTGTTTCTCAAGAAAAAGTTTGATATTTCTACACACGGTTTAGTCGGGCAGTAGCGCAGTCTGGTAGCGCATCAGTCTGGGGGACTGGGGGTCGTGGGTTCGAATCCCGCCTGCCCGACCACTTAAAAGAAAATTTTCTTTTAAGTGGTTTTTTTTTGCCTTCTTTACTATTTAAAAATAAGATCTTTTGGCTTTGTAAAAGTGCGCTTTTTATTGCGTGGATCTGTTGTCCAGATTGTCCATAAAAGATGTAAGGCAGACATGATTGCGGGTCCTGCAAATAATCCTAAAAGTCCCCATGTTTCTGCACCGCCTAAAATTCCTAAAAGCACCCATAAAAATGGCAGTTTTGTGCTGCCGCCAATAAGTGCAGGGCGAATAAAGTGATCCGCAATAAAAAGGACAATAATTCCTGCAAAAAAGGTAATAATTGCAGCAACCATATGTCCTTGCGCTAATAAAATACAAGAAACAATAGCAACAAAAATACCACCTAGCATTGGAATCATCGCTGCAAAAGCGGTTAAAAATCCAAAAAGAATAGGCTGGGGGGCATGTGCTGAAATGTAGATAATGCCAATGGCTACACCTTCTCCTAGCGCAACCATAACGAGGCCAGCAACAGTTCCGTGAATGGAATCAATAATTTGCCGCCCAATCGTTTCGCCATGACGTCCAAAAAGACGTCTTGAGGCAATAAGGGTCTTTTGAGTAATTGCTCGTCCGTCTCTTAAAAAAAAGAAGAAAATTAAAAAGGTAAAACCAAAGAGTAGTGCGCTATGTATCGCAAATATGCCAACTTGACGCGTGATCTTTACACTATGGGTGAAATTAACAGAACGAAACATCTCGGAAAGTGATCCGGGTTGCCCAAGATTTGTGTTCCACCACGTGATTATTCGACTATTATCTATGGGGATAGCATAAAGCCATCCCGGAGGGCTTATGCCTGATTTTTGGACGTATTCCAACCATTTGGTGACATCACTTAACTCATCAGCAATTTGCATAAGCAACCAAATAAGAGGACCTAATATAGCCAAAAACAAAAGAGACGTGAAAAGTGCTGCCAGCCACGATGATTTTTTCTTAGTGAGCTTTTCACGTGCCCACTGATAGGGGGGCCAGAAAGCAATGGCTAAAATACCACCCCAAACAATAGCCGAAAGGAAATCTCTTAGCATATAAAGGGTAAATCCGATAATTAGAACAGCTAAAAGAACTCTGGCATAAAAATGAAGTTGATTTCTCCGCAGGCGCGGAATATCTTTGGAAAATACGGGCATTTTAAATGTTTTGTCTCTTTGGATGGATTTTCTGATCGCAAGTTTTCTTGACGTTATCATACAGTTACTTATATAAAGTCGCCATTCTATTTTAGAGAATTTTCTCATTTGGGGTGTTCTGAATCTTCAAATTCTCTTATAATAGAGAGATATTTTTGATTTAATCATCATTCATTTTTTTAAGGATAATATAGTATGTCCCGCCGTTGCGAGATTACGGGCAAAGGTGTCTTGACTGGAAATAATGTCAGTCATGCTAATAACAAAAGCCGCCGCCGTTTTTTACCTAATCTACAAGATGCCAGCCTTCTCTCCGAGATCCTTGGCACATCCGTCAAAATGCGCCTAACAACACGTGGTCTGCGCACCATTGAACATAATGGTGGTTTGGATGCTTTTCTATTAAATACACCAAATAGAAAGCTTTCTCCGGAAGCTTTGCGTTTAAAACGTCGCATTCAGCGTGCCCGCGACCGTTCGGACGTTGCTGTTGCTTAGGTTTTAAGTTTTATAGAAAAAGTGTCTGGGGAGTACTCCTTCTTCTGGTTAGGCTCGCTGGCACCTATTGTATTGTTAATTAATAGAGTTATCCCTGCTTAAACAGGAGTTATGGAGGCATTTGGTGTCTGACAGCATCCAAGGAGCGAAATCAGCTCTTTCACGTATTCGCAATATCGGGATTACAGCCCATATTGATGCGGGTAAAACAACGACAACAGAACGAATTCTTCACTATACAGGCGTTTCCCATAAAATTGGTGAAGTGCATGAAGGTAATACCACGACAGATTATATGGCTCAGGAGCGTGAGCGTGGTATTACAATTACTTCAGCCGCTGTGACCTGTGAGTGGAAAGACCATCGTATTAATATTATTGATACGCCAGGCCATATTGACTTTAATATTGAGGTCAATCGCTCCCTACGTGTTCTCGATGGTGCCGTTTTTGTTATTGAAGGTGTTGCCGGTGTGCAACCTCAGTCAGAAACAAACTGGCGTCTAGCTGATCGTTATAACGTTCCACGTATTATTTTTATCAATAAGCTAGATAGAACAGGCGCTGACTTTCATTATGCTTTCAGCACTTTAAAAGAAAAGCTTGATATCGTCGCAATTCCGCTTCAGTTGCCAATTGGTGCAGAAGAAAACTTTGTCGGCGTTGTTGATCTTGTCGAGATGAGAGCCATCATCTGGGAAGGTGGTGATCTTGGTGCGAAATATCACTACGAAGAGATTCCGGAAGAGTTAAAAGAAGAAGCAGAAGAAGCTCGCCAAAATCTTCTTGATACGGCTCTTGGTATGGAAGAGTCTGCAATGGAAGAGTATTTCGAAAAGGGTGAGGTCTCTATCGAAACACTTAAACGTTGCATCAAAAAAGGTGCCGTTTCTGGTGAATTTAGACCAGTTCTTTGCGGTACGGCATTTAAAAACAAAGGTGTTCAGCCACTTTTGGATGGTATTATTGATTATCTTCCAGCTCCAGATGAAGTTGAAGGTATTCGTATTGCGCCACCAGAAGATGACAAAGACATTGATGAAGACTTCCTTCCAATCGTTCCTGTTGATCCTGAAGGTAAATTTGCAGGCCTTGCCTTTAAAATTATTTCAGACAAATACGGAACATTGACTTTTGTTCGTGTCTACCGTGGTGTTTTAAATTCAGGTGATACAATTTTAAACACAACCAAAGGGACAAAAGAACGCGTTGGTCGTATCTTCCAGATGCATGCAGATAAACGTCAAGAAGTGAAATCTGTCGGTGCTGGAGATATTGCAGCATTCTTGGGGCTAAAAGATACTGTTACAGGAGATACACTTGCAGATCCGGCAGATCCTGTCGTTCTTGAGCGTATGCAGTTCCCGGTTCCTGTGATTGATATTTCTGTTGAGCCAAAAACAAAAGATGCCGTTGAAAAAATGACCCTTGCGCTTCAAAAGTTGACAGCTGAGGATCCTTCTTTGCAACTGAAGACAGATCAAGAAACAGGTCAGACCATTCTTTCGGGTATGGGTGAGTTACATCTTGATATTATTGTCGATCGTTTGCAGCGTGAATATGGTGTTGAAGCCAATATTGGTGCGCCTCAGGTTGCATATCGTGAAACAATTACAAAATCACATATTGAAACTTATACACATAAGAAACAATCTGGTGGTTCTGGTCAGTTTGCTGAAGTTAAAATTGAATTTTCACCTTCTGAAGAGCCAGACACAATTATTTTTGAAAATAAAATTGTCGGTGGTTCTGTTCCTAAGGAATATATTCCAGCAGTTGATAAAGGGATTCGAATGCAGGCATCTACGGGTGTTCTCGCAGGGTTCCAGACGGTTGATTTCTCCTTTACCTTGCTTGACGGTAAGTATCATGATGTTGACTCCTCAGCATTGGCCTTTGAAATTGCAGCTAAAGCATGTTTCCGTGAGGGAATGAAAAAGGCAGGACCTGTCATTCTTGAGCCAATTATGGATGTTGAAATTACAACACCTAATGAGCATGTTGGGGATGTGGTCGGTGACTTAAATCGTCGTCGTGGTATTATCCAAAATCAGGAAACAATGGGCTCTACTGTTTTGGTTAGATCTCAGGTTCCTTTGAAAGAAATGTTTGGTTACATTTCTCACTTGCGCTCAGCAACAAAGGGCCGTGCATCCTTTACAATGCAGTTCCATCATTATTCAGCGGTTCCAAAGAATGTTGCCGATGAAATTATGGCAGAACGTCGCTAATTAAATTTCTTATTTTAAAAATAGGGAATGATAGAAAAGGAAGCTCATTGAGCTTCCTTTTTTGTTACCATGAATATTCACCTTCTATTGAGAAGAGAATTTTGGGTAGATAATTATTTTTTAGAGAAAAATTTGATAATTTTTTGAAGAAGCTTTTCAGCGACTTCTTTTTTTGACATTTTTGGCCAGTCTTCAGATCCCTCTGATGAAATAAAGCTAATTGTATTAAATTCGCTGTTAAAAACTCCTTCTTTGACATTGTTGGCAATGATCCAATCGCAGTTTTTATCTAAACGTTTTTTATGGGCATTCTCTTTTAGAAATTGCGTTTCAGCTGCAAAACCGATCAGAAGTGTTGGTCGTTCCATTGAGTGGCCTAAATTTTTTAAAATATCTGGATTTGGATGCCATTTAATATTTTCAAAGCCGTTTTCAGCTGTTTTTTTTATTTTTTCAGATTGAAAATCAGGCCGCCAATCAGCAACAGCTGCTGTACCGATAAAAATATCTGCAGGAAGAAGTTCCTGTACCGCTTTTTGCATTTCACAGGCTGTTTTAATTCGCCGAACAGAAACATTTTCTGGGCACATTAAGGGGCTTGGGCCTGTGACAAGGGTCACGTTAGCCCCTGCATGCGCTAGAACTTCTGCAATAGCATATCCTTGTTTTCCAGAGGCATGGTTTGTAATGAAACGAATAGGGTCAAGTGCTTCTTGTGTCGGTCCAGCCGTGACAATGATCTTTTTCTCAGAAAGTATTTGATTTGATTTAAATCCTAAGATTTGAAGTGTTTTGCTTTCAATAAGGGGAAGTTCTGCCAATCGTCCAACACCATATTCTCCACATGCAACATTACCCTTATTAGGCGGGATTATTTTCATACCTCTTTTAATGAGACATTTTATATTGTCTTGCGTTGCTGGATTTTGCCACATTTCGGGATTCATCGCTGGTGCAATTAAAAGAGGTGTTTTGGTCG
The sequence above is drawn from the Acetobacteraceae bacterium genome and encodes:
- a CDS encoding DUF177 domain-containing protein encodes the protein MNMNTEQKKSFDNSKMPSVLVPKLFPGYQKEFIATKEQLEQIAKDFSLERVDFFKCSFEFKAFKRGKIIATGKLTAHFPQNCVSSGVLINQVLENDFEIIFEPKEFASKENFSMSEEDCEEKDIFYYEEEILPLGEVALEQFALEIPPYPRAENYEDLISGYKDMSASEEKKVSPFDVLKKISFKSK
- a CDS encoding 50S ribosomal protein L32, encoding MAVPKRKTTPSRQGMRRSHHAISASASTECASCGERKRPHHVCSHCGSYKSREIVSAEGNALKGAVRV
- the plsX gene encoding phosphate acyltransferase PlsX is translated as MKDSEGEFQKQGDLSSVVESPKSPPYTLAVDAMGGDRGADIVFAALDKTADRHPWVKILLVGDGPSLQRGLLRHSKAAKICDIRHAPMVIPMDMKPTKALRVQGSSMQIAMKAVAQGEAAGVVSAGNSGAMLALAKIIIKVLPGISRPALVAVQPSARGDVVMLDLGANLACDARNLVEFAIMGEAFSRAMLDIREPTIGLLNVGSEDVKGDERLHEAAAALRNGPLASRFVGFVEGHDITAGHTDVIVTDGFTGNIALKMGEGALKLAYGLLRAVFSSSVFTKLGYLLARRGLDRMKDWIDPRRYNGALLIGLNGIVVKSHGGADVESFAAAVDVAVDAVAFDMNDHIKKRLAESQEAFSAKS
- a CDS encoding ketoacyl-ACP synthase III — encoded protein: MKPTIPRVVFKSIGTYLPRNKVTNQQLAQKIDTSDDWIRGRTGILKRSLAETDETATFMGAKAAREALEKAGLSPQDITGIIVATSTPDQVFPSLAVKIQAELGIKSAFGFDLSAACSGFIYALSVAEAMLKQRPGERFLVLGVEVFSRLLDWNDRTTCVLFGDGAGAVVLESVSSSNEEGILSTKIHSDGTLSDILFIDGALGVSGTTGKLKMQGREVFRRAVGLLSSSVRETLALNNVAMTDIDWLVPHQANQRIIEALARNLDFPLEKVISTIADHANTSAASIPLALAQGISDGRIKKGDLVLMEALGGGLTWGAVLLRI
- a CDS encoding MerR family transcriptional regulator; this translates as MQQELSSNQSYVLLSDLANELKIPAYRLRSWEVLYPFIKSFRDSTGRRFYDKKTVEIFREISRLLYQEGRKNTEIFTIISHRFSSDLALKAQDSETVSLKQEDIESSPLLNLEKTANSLKEREANFSEENKALKEGLNNLLNSLKKLGETIVSQEKV
- a CDS encoding AI-2E family transporter is translated as MRKFSKIEWRLYISNCMITSRKLAIRKSIQRDKTFKMPVFSKDIPRLRRNQLHFYARVLLAVLIIGFTLYMLRDFLSAIVWGGILAIAFWPPYQWAREKLTKKKSSWLAALFTSLLFLAILGPLIWLLMQIADELSDVTKWLEYVQKSGISPPGWLYAIPIDNSRIITWWNTNLGQPGSLSEMFRSVNFTHSVKITRQVGIFAIHSALLFGFTFLIFFFFLRDGRAITQKTLIASRRLFGRHGETIGRQIIDSIHGTVAGLVMVALGEGVAIGIIYISAHAPQPILFGFLTAFAAMIPMLGGIFVAIVSCILLAQGHMVAAIITFFAGIIVLFIADHFIRPALIGGSTKLPFLWVLLGILGGAETWGLLGLFAGPAIMSALHLLWTIWTTDPRNKKRTFTKPKDLIFK
- a CDS encoding 50S ribosomal protein L28, translated to MSRRCEITGKGVLTGNNVSHANNKSRRRFLPNLQDASLLSEILGTSVKMRLTTRGLRTIEHNGGLDAFLLNTPNRKLSPEALRLKRRIQRARDRSDVAVA
- the fusA gene encoding elongation factor G, which gives rise to MSDSIQGAKSALSRIRNIGITAHIDAGKTTTTERILHYTGVSHKIGEVHEGNTTTDYMAQERERGITITSAAVTCEWKDHRINIIDTPGHIDFNIEVNRSLRVLDGAVFVIEGVAGVQPQSETNWRLADRYNVPRIIFINKLDRTGADFHYAFSTLKEKLDIVAIPLQLPIGAEENFVGVVDLVEMRAIIWEGGDLGAKYHYEEIPEELKEEAEEARQNLLDTALGMEESAMEEYFEKGEVSIETLKRCIKKGAVSGEFRPVLCGTAFKNKGVQPLLDGIIDYLPAPDEVEGIRIAPPEDDKDIDEDFLPIVPVDPEGKFAGLAFKIISDKYGTLTFVRVYRGVLNSGDTILNTTKGTKERVGRIFQMHADKRQEVKSVGAGDIAAFLGLKDTVTGDTLADPADPVVLERMQFPVPVIDISVEPKTKDAVEKMTLALQKLTAEDPSLQLKTDQETGQTILSGMGELHLDIIVDRLQREYGVEANIGAPQVAYRETITKSHIETYTHKKQSGGSGQFAEVKIEFSPSEEPDTIIFENKIVGGSVPKEYIPAVDKGIRMQASTGVLAGFQTVDFSFTLLDGKYHDVDSSALAFEIAAKACFREGMKKAGPVILEPIMDVEITTPNEHVGDVVGDLNRRRGIIQNQETMGSTVLVRSQVPLKEMFGYISHLRSATKGRASFTMQFHHYSAVPKNVADEIMAERR
- the coaBC gene encoding bifunctional phosphopantothenoylcysteine decarboxylase/phosphopantothenate--cysteine ligase CoaBC — its product is MSAVQNLNAKKNILLIISGSIAAYRSLELIRNLKKKADVSIFPVLTKGGEDFITPLSLHALSGNICLKDGDWKEKGMAHIELSRNADLILVCPASANFIARLAAGMADELATSLILSTKTPLLIAPAMNPEMWQNPATQDNIKCLIKRGMKIIPPNKGNVACGEYGVGRLAELPLIESKTLQILGFKSNQILSEKKIIVTAGPTQEALDPIRFITNHASGKQGYAIAEVLAHAGANVTLVTGPSPLMCPENVSVRRIKTACEMQKAVQELLPADIFIGTAAVADWRPDFQSEKIKKTAENGFENIKWHPNPDILKNLGHSMERPTLLIGFAAETQFLKENAHKKRLDKNCDWIIANNVKEGVFNSEFNTISFISSEGSEDWPKMSKKEVAEKLLQKIIKFFSKK